The DNA window AAACAATGTAGTgctaatgcatgtttgaagtAACCTCATCTTTCCATCTTAGGGTTAATTTCAGGTTCATACACTATATTGGAGACCAACTAAATCACAAATTCTAAATATCATGGTTAGCTTCAGGACATGCATATAGCTTAATCTACCTTCGGAAGGCAGATTGAACATGCTCAGTTTTAGTTTTGGACAGACTTATAGGTGACCCTACCTTTTGAAGGACACACTATAGACCTCTAAACCTACCCACGAAAGAGTAGTTGAACTGGTTTTTTTTCGTAAATCACTACTTGCTTGACAGAATAATAGTTTTACAGTTAGCTATTGTATTATTCTCACCTTCGCTTGGCAGTAGAAACTTTCAGAATTATTACAATCATATGGTACGGTTAGATGATAGTCATATTCTCTCACAAATATCTGATTACATTGGCAACAAAAATGATGGTTTGTTTGGCTTCTCACAATGTCATTTGACTGCGTGGCAACATGTGCTCATGCCAAGTTTTAAGTTCcatgaaacaacaaaacataaatagtatgcAACCATACAGTTTTTTAATGGACAATTGATGGCTGCAAATGTTACCTTGTGCAGTCCACACAAATATTTGGAGTTTTAGCTCGGGAGAACAGACCTTAAAATGCATTTATTCTTTGCAGGGTATAGGTGGCGTTGGTAGTGTTGCTGCTGAGATGCTTACTAGATGTGGCATTGGTCGCCTTTTGTTGTATGACTACGATACAGTTGAGTTGGCCAACATGAATAGGCTGTTCTTTCGCCCAGACCAGGTAAGCTTCGTGGCAATTATGTGCCTCCTTTGACATATGTCTTTGTGAAATGTAAAATGCTATTTATTCTCCTTTGTTGAGTTTCTGTATGGAGTCACTATTCTCCAATTAGCAGAATGTCCATTCAGATGGTCACGTGTATATCATCCTTATGCAATTAGGTTGGAATGACCAAGACAGATGCTGCCGTGCAGACACTATCTGGAATAAATCCTGATGTTACGTTGGAGGTGAGAACTAGTGTTATCTTTTTTCATCTCCAGATAATTGGTTCTTTCATCAGGTTCAAAATACACATTAAGTTTTACTTTCAATACATAAGGCAACATATAGGGTCATGCTGTGTTTGTTGAAAGGGACAATAATATCCTGCTGCCAATAACCTGGTGAATCCTCCTAACTAATCATTAGATGGACTTGCTCTTCCTCATTTGCAAATGTCTCTTTTCTATTGCTTCATCTATGTTGATTGATGAATGTTATGAAGTACAGAATTTCATTTAGAAGGTCTTAAGTTGGATAGTAACCTTGGATAGAGTAATATATCAGAGTAATTTATATTCCTTCTGCCCATATGGAAACCAAtgatattcatatttttcttcctGCAGAGCTATTCATTGAATATTACTACAGTGAAAGGATTTGAAACATTTTTAGGAAGTCTCAAAGCCAGAAGCTCTGATGGGCGTAACACTGGAGTTGATCTTGTTTTGAGTTGCGTTGATAACTATGAAGCTCGTATGGTTGTAAACCAGGTGTGAACTAGTCAACATTTCCATGATATTGTGCATAACTCCATCAGCCAAATTATTGTCTCTCATAGTGCATAGCTGCATACTGCAGTATTCAGTGGTGAATCATTGTTCTCTATACCTGCTTTTCAGGCATGCAATGAGCTTTGCCAGACCTGGATGGAGTCTGgtaagttaaaaaaactcagTTCATGACATTATCCTCCTGAGAATAAAATCTATGTATACTGTacttaggccctgtttctttcggcttaggattattataatccagctTATTgagttagattattataagctggAGGAGAACAAACTGCGAGCTGTTTCTTTCTCTATATTATTGGAAACCTGGATTATTGAGTTTGTATGGCTAAAGTTTAGAATACCCTCAACTATTTTTGGATGCGCAGTGGCAGGTtaggtaattaattagaagtaatCAAGGGTAGTGGGTCTTTTGCCATCTAATAATCCAAAGAAAAAAGCTTCCCTTGGTGATCTtattggattataataatccatcatccagattataataagctataaaaataatctacctgtttctttcagcttactaATAACAagctggattataataatcctaagctgaaagaaacaggacCTTATTAGCAACAGTAATATCTGCTACCTTTGTTCTCTCTCATTGGACATTTTAAATTGCATGTGAAACTTGACAATCCACCCTGCCCTGAGAAGTTGCTTTAGACTGCCTTGCAGCCATTGACCAAACATATCTGCAATATACTTTGGCTATCATCCTTTATTGCGAGTTTATAATGTACTACTAGTCCGCTTACAGTTGCTCAAGCACAGATATTATTGATGCTAATATAATAACATCTAACTGTTATGGAAGTATTGAGGACCATGCTAagaaaatatgagatgatctATTTATGCAGATTTTTGTACACTTTAAATACAACATTACTGTCATTACATGTATATGCACATCACTTGGGTAATGGTATGTTTACATATACATTTTAAACCTGGTTTAGTACTTTAGTTCTTATTGACTATATAATCCTtggtaaaaaaagacaaacagtTTGGTTGACATATCTTCTCGATTTCAAGCTGATGCCCTTCATTAATTGTAATCTTATTAATTTGAGTGATGTGCATCAGGTGTCTCCGAAGATGCTGTTTCTGGTCATATACAATTGCTGGTTCCTGGTGAAACAGCATGTTTTGCATGTGCTCCTCCATTGGTAATTTCTTACGaatttgcaattttttaaCTGTCTTAATTGAATGTTCTTattcttttgacttttttttcctatggaTAAAACATTTAGTGCTGgcttttgcttttgcattCTGCATATTTGGTTTAGTTTGCAGAGGTGCTTGGTGTTCCCACAAGCTTCCTGTACttgcatttctttttcatatcgCTCCCTAACGACTGTGGACCTCTGCATATAGGTTGTGGCATCTGGGGTGGACGAGCGCACACTAAAGCGAGAAGGTGTTTGTGCTGCCTCTTTGCCGACTACAATGGTAGGCTTCTATATGTCCTTTAGTTCCCATCCTTTTCTCATCTGACAAGGACAGCTATAGCTATGTTGAAGGTTGAATTGGAAAGGTTACATTTGTGTAGCTGTTTAGCAGTATTGAACGATCTAACATGGTTTCATCTAATACAGTTGTATGTATTGTAGTTGCATTAAAGAAGTTTgtcttcattttttaaaacaattgcAATGCAGTGCACGGAGTGTTGAGCACCAGAACTCATGTGTCCATGTGATTGTTTACTGTAGTGTTCACGTCTAGGCATAGGTTTCTTACTCctattttcatcaaaattctTATAGCACTACCATCATCCTCTGCTTTGCTGATGTAAATGTTCTTTGCAGGGTGTTGTTGCTGGTCTCCTTGTCCAGAATGCTCTGAAATATTTGTTGAAGTTTGGACAAGTTTCCCCTTATTTGGTAATTGCTTAAGTTTAAATTGTTATAGTTGAGCTAACTTAATGCTTTTCCGATCCTTTTCTTTGAAAATTGTTGGGCAGAAAAATAGTATTTTGTTAGCTTTTCTGCCATCTTTTCTAATTCTATGTAATTGCAGAAGGTCAGATACTTGTTTTAGGGAACTAGTAGTTTGTATGAAAAGACCTCCATTGTGGCTCATGTTGATTCTGATTCATTATATTCAACTTAACATTCAGAACAGTTGGTGGTTGGTTTCTAAAATCTTGTGATACCCTCTGACTGCGCAGGGATATAATTCACTTAAGGATTACTTCCCAACAATGGAAATGAAACCAAATCCACAGTGTTCCAATCCAGCATGTGTTCAGAGACAGGTGGTCTTGCCCCATGTGTCCTCTCTATGTTTACATTGTTGCAATTGTGAAGGATTAGGAATGATATCCttattttcatcattttgTAGAAAGAGTATATGCAATCAAAACCTGCTAGAGATGCAGCAGCAAAAGCTAAGATGGAAGctgaagcagcagcagtagcagatGAATGTCCAGTCCATCTAGATAATGATTGGAATATTAGGTAAGTCATTCTGCATGTGCTTAATCTCATTCGATCTTCTCCCCATACTGATTGCCTTGACAGACAAATGCATAGGAACCAACAACTTACGCCCAAGTTAGTAGTTAACGAGAAGTAATAATTAAGATGTATGTGGTCTACGATGCTAATGTTTAGTACAGATTCAGTCGTCAGTGGGTTTAGTAGGGCATCCATAGTAGCGGGTCGACTCCAGGCGCTCCAGTGGTGCAACCTATCATGTGGGGCCAtccgaaataaaaaaattccttcaTCCTCCTAGCTCCATTCACTCGCGCACTGATGTGGAACTTTTCAACAGCTAGATAAATAGACAACAGTAGTTTTGTCCATTGGAGATACtgtacaaatataataatatttaatgttgtatGCCTCAATTCGTTTAGGATTGGATTATTTGCACTGTGTGAAATTGTTGTGCTCTTCAGTGGCTAAGAGTTCTCATACGCTGACAACTTATCCTATGAGTCAGTTTTGTTTCCTCactggagatgctctaatggAGCTGACAAGATAGAGGACTTGGATAGGGCTTTCAAACTTTTCACACAATGCTCAAACCCACATCATTTCTTAAGAACCCTGTTCACAGGATTGAAtgtgtttgaaaatttttcgtGCCAAGTTCTAACTAATAATTGTAGGATTCACACAATACTAGGGTAGGGGCTGCACTTTGGTGCTAATTgtaccttcaattttttttctgttgtacTACGTCTTGGCATGTTTGATGGAGaaaagcaagtttaatagtagaaCCAACTACTAGCTATAAAGTTCATATTAGAtctaacacatatatataatacattaGCTATACGGTTCGcttcactatttttttcctatctcTCTCTTATGTATTTAATGTATATATCTTGAAGCATGTTTAGAGCTAGCTCTTGCATGAGAACTAACACtcctcattttttattttccctcTTCTCAACATgtgcttatagttggcttcTAGCCTACTATGATGCTTGCTCTAAATATTTTCTGAAGAAGCTTTTGTAGCACTGCTAACTTCAATATTTGTTCTTATCCAGTGTTGTCGATGACAGTGACACAGCAACAGCGAGTATCCTAAGCACTGGAGCAGGTAATTCATTTTGTCATGGCAAACTTGTCCCTTTATTAAGAACGGGTTTAACCAATTTGTCCAAACTTTCCAAATTATACAGATAGCCTCCCAGAAGGTCTTGTCCGTGAACTTCCAACTGCAGATTCCTACCAAGAACCGGTTGTTCCAGTTACATCTGGGGCTATTGATGACGATCTTGACCTTGAGGAGCTCCAACGCCAACTTGATGCCCTAAACTCGTCTTAACGTTGTGAAAAATGTGGATCATCATCATTAACTTGGTTTCTCCCGAAAAGTCAATACTGGGTTAGAAACCAAGCCAGGTTCTGCTGTCTGTGTTTACTCTGACAGAGTTACCCATTTCACTGGATATAGCTTCTGTCCATACCAAAGAAGTTGAAGGGTGTTAATTTAGTTACCTGTACTGTTTTGAATTTTGGTGTACAATTTTGCATGAGTTGATGTAGATTTATGAGGCTGAAATTCACTGTTAACTAATGTGGAATTTTGTTAATTACCGATAAGAATTCATTCAGGAAAACTAGAGATATTCAGAAATCTGCCCAGAACTGTGCCATCATGCGGTAACAACTTTTGACGGTGCTATCTATAAACTAAACTTATGTAGCTGTGTTCTTTCGTAAAATATCTAGCTCACCCTGCCATATTTGCTTAGTCAAGTAGATctgttccaaaaataaataatttttatcgaTATGTTCGTTTTCGTATTCTCTCGCCACATCTGAGCTCGAAATCTGTGTTTAATTCTATTGCAAAATCTTTTTCGTATTAACGCATCGGATTCTTATGTTAAGTGTTGACGTGCCCCAAACTCGATCAATCAACGTCAATCTCAGCCAGGAGGGAAAGGTGATTTTCAATTCAGGCTGCTCGAATAGCCGATGCTTTTCTGTGACGGCCAAAAAGTATCcgaggtaccaaattagaggtggtgattgtttgacttatttagagaaaaactaaacaatatatttataaataaaaatattttgtaaataaattttgtatatatacatatatatgtgtgtgggTGTGTGTTTTTAGTTGCTTAAAACTAAGTCTGGACAATAagctacaataaaaatatcaaaatctacattaaatttaagattagaaaattaatttttggcttataaacataaataaaagaaaaagatgggcTGTCACTTCGCAGCGGCAGGAAATGTTCATGTGCCTGTATAAAAACCGCagaaattttcaaccttttaATGCCGGATTCAGCGGTTCAATTCAGTCCCCCTTGCTCGTCAACCTGAAGTTAAAACTCAACGAAAATGACCCCCGGCAATGTATGTAGACAAGACCGTACGGGATTTAGAGCATGTGCGAAATGAGGTCCCTGACCGGGTCCGGTTTCGTTCCTAATCAGCTCACCCGTTAACAGAG is part of the Oryza brachyantha chromosome 2, ObraRS2, whole genome shotgun sequence genome and encodes:
- the LOC102710944 gene encoding ubiquitin-like modifier-activating enzyme 5, which produces MAEELRALLRDLDALKQRPDPAAIDRMRERVAAMVSPPGAAAAARSKIKDMSSEVVDSNPYSRLMALQRMGIVDNYERIRDYSVAIVGIGGVGSVAAEMLTRCGIGRLLLYDYDTVELANMNRLFFRPDQVGMTKTDAAVQTLSGINPDVTLESYSLNITTVKGFETFLGSLKARSSDGRNTGVDLVLSCVDNYEARMVVNQACNELCQTWMESGVSEDAVSGHIQLLVPGETACFACAPPLVVASGVDERTLKREGVCAASLPTTMGVVAGLLVQNALKYLLKFGQVSPYLGYNSLKDYFPTMEMKPNPQCSNPACVQRQKEYMQSKPARDAAAKAKMEAEAAAVADECPVHLDNDWNISVVDDSDTATASILSTGADSLPEGLVRELPTADSYQEPVVPVTSGAIDDDLDLEELQRQLDALNSS